The following are from one region of the Microbacterium sp. BK668 genome:
- a CDS encoding MFS transporter: MPPQGAIVAVLAIAGLASSFMFTLVVPIQSRLPELLDASREDTAWVVTSTLLAAAVLTPISGRLGDMYGKRRIVLVLLAIMVVGSVVAALSPGIVGIIVGRTLQGAIVGVVPLGISILRDVLHENRVDSAIALISATLGVGGALGLPISAFITERADWHVLFWVAAGLGVVVFWLVLWIVPVSVLRTAGRFDYIGAAGLTAGLLGILLAISRGNEWGWTSPSILALGIGGVVALLAWGWFELGIDAPLLDLRVAARRPVLLTNLASVAMGFSLFASNVAYPQMLELPAVAGGFGLSLLAASFVVMPAGVVMMVLSPFSGRLARTVGPKLLLVLGAISLIVAYGFTLLFSTEVWQLVVANFLIGAGIGFGYAAMPMLIMRSVPQSETGASNGLNALFRSLGTSTAAAVIGAVLATFVVDVEGMPAPTPTAFTLSFVLGGIAAVIALVVALFIPRRHWAQERHPSLRE, from the coding sequence ATGCCGCCTCAGGGTGCGATCGTGGCCGTGCTCGCGATCGCCGGTCTCGCCTCGTCGTTCATGTTCACGCTCGTCGTGCCGATCCAGTCGAGGCTCCCCGAGCTGCTCGATGCCAGCCGCGAGGACACCGCGTGGGTCGTGACCTCGACGCTGCTCGCAGCGGCGGTGCTGACGCCCATCTCGGGCCGGCTCGGCGACATGTACGGCAAGCGGCGCATCGTCCTCGTACTGCTGGCGATCATGGTGGTGGGCTCGGTCGTGGCCGCGCTCTCCCCGGGCATCGTCGGGATCATCGTCGGCCGGACGCTCCAGGGGGCCATCGTCGGCGTCGTGCCGCTCGGCATCTCGATCCTGCGGGATGTGCTCCACGAGAACCGCGTCGACTCCGCGATCGCCCTCATCAGCGCGACGCTCGGCGTCGGGGGTGCGCTGGGTCTTCCGATCAGCGCCTTCATCACCGAGCGCGCCGATTGGCACGTGCTCTTCTGGGTGGCCGCGGGGCTCGGCGTCGTCGTGTTCTGGCTCGTGCTGTGGATCGTGCCGGTGAGCGTCCTGCGCACCGCCGGACGCTTCGACTACATCGGAGCGGCGGGGCTGACGGCGGGCCTCCTCGGCATCCTCCTCGCCATCTCGCGGGGCAACGAGTGGGGCTGGACGTCCCCCTCCATCCTCGCGCTCGGCATCGGCGGCGTCGTCGCGCTGCTCGCGTGGGGATGGTTCGAGCTGGGCATCGATGCGCCGCTGCTCGATCTGCGGGTCGCCGCGCGCCGCCCCGTCCTGCTCACCAATCTCGCGTCGGTCGCGATGGGCTTCTCGCTGTTCGCGTCGAACGTGGCCTATCCGCAGATGCTCGAGCTGCCCGCGGTCGCGGGCGGGTTCGGGCTCTCGCTCCTCGCCGCGAGCTTCGTCGTGATGCCGGCCGGGGTCGTCATGATGGTGCTCTCGCCGTTCTCGGGGCGGCTCGCCCGGACGGTGGGACCCAAGCTCCTGCTCGTGCTGGGCGCGATCTCGCTGATCGTCGCGTACGGCTTCACGCTCCTCTTCTCCACGGAGGTGTGGCAGCTCGTCGTGGCGAACTTCCTCATCGGCGCGGGCATCGGGTTCGGGTACGCCGCGATGCCGATGCTCATCATGCGCTCGGTGCCGCAGTCCGAGACCGGCGCCTCGAACGGCCTGAACGCGCTGTTCCGCTCGCTCGGCACGAGCACGGCGGCGGCGGTCATCGGCGCCGTGCTCGCGACCTTCGTCGTGGACGTCGAGGGGATGCCGGCCCCCACGCCGACCGCGTTCACCCTGTCGTTCGTCCTCGGCGGGATCGCCGCCGTGATCGCGCTCGTCGTCGCGCTCTTCATCCCGCGCCGGCATTGGGCGCAGGAGCGGCATCCGTCCCTCCGAGAGTGA
- a CDS encoding GNAT family N-acetyltransferase, whose product MTDPSADPVPPPGIEIRPLETVEEVFAASEVLADVWSGDRGGMPPNLLRALAHSGNYAVGLYDGDRLVGASVAFFAAPSERSMHSHITGVLPQYQRQGLGRVLKQHQRAWAFAREVGHITWTFDPLVARNAHFNLRVLGTRVTEYLVNQYGPMDDGVNRGDETDRLLVAWALAAPPVPTPPDDAVVASVGIPSDIEGLRREKATDAASWRLRVRAQFLQHLADGLVVGGFDDARGYLFVRP is encoded by the coding sequence ATGACCGACCCCTCCGCCGACCCCGTTCCTCCGCCCGGCATCGAGATCCGTCCCCTCGAGACGGTCGAGGAGGTGTTCGCGGCATCCGAGGTCCTGGCCGATGTATGGAGCGGCGACCGCGGCGGCATGCCGCCCAACCTGCTGCGGGCGCTCGCGCACTCGGGCAACTACGCCGTCGGCCTGTACGACGGCGACCGGCTGGTCGGGGCATCCGTCGCGTTCTTCGCCGCTCCCTCCGAGCGCTCGATGCACTCGCACATCACGGGGGTGCTGCCGCAGTACCAGCGACAGGGCCTCGGTCGCGTGCTCAAGCAGCATCAGCGTGCGTGGGCGTTCGCCCGTGAGGTCGGCCACATCACGTGGACGTTCGATCCGCTGGTCGCGCGCAACGCCCACTTCAACCTGCGCGTGCTCGGAACGCGCGTGACCGAGTACCTCGTCAACCAGTACGGGCCCATGGACGACGGTGTCAACCGCGGCGATGAGACCGACCGGCTGCTCGTGGCGTGGGCGCTCGCGGCTCCGCCGGTCCCGACGCCGCCCGACGACGCCGTGGTCGCCTCCGTCGGAATTCCGTCCGACATCGAGGGCCTTCGCCGGGAGAAGGCGACGGATGCCGCGTCCTGGCGCCTGCGCGTGCGCGCGCAGTTCCTCCAGCACCTGGCCGACGGCCTGGTGGTCGGAGGTTTCGACGACGCGCGCGGCTACCTGTTCGTGCGGCCCTGA
- a CDS encoding cyclase family protein: MPDYRAHFDFQISFANGGELAGTGFRLDLPSADLDEAAIGRLLVRHLGLALVDSVELRGLRIVEEAHRGSRGIGRTTDPSTKLRGTAAATRVVDLSHPIRAGLITYPGLPAPAITPHLTREDSRARYAPGTEFAMDVIHMIGNTGTYLDSPFHRYADGADLAALDLSTLVGLRAEVFHLDDAWTPERRGIRAETLLDRDVRGAAVLLHTGWDRWFGQPEYGTGSPFLTEDAVRHLIGAGAALVGIDALNIDDTESGGERPAHSLLLDAGIHVVEHLTNLGALPPSGARFTAAPPAVEGFGTFPVRAFAEVPA, translated from the coding sequence ATGCCCGACTATCGCGCCCACTTCGACTTCCAGATCTCTTTCGCCAACGGCGGCGAGCTCGCCGGCACGGGGTTCCGCCTCGATCTGCCCTCGGCCGACCTCGACGAGGCGGCGATCGGCCGCCTGCTCGTCCGGCATCTCGGGCTCGCGCTCGTCGACAGCGTCGAGCTGCGCGGGCTCCGCATCGTCGAGGAGGCGCATCGCGGGAGCCGCGGGATCGGGAGGACGACGGACCCTTCGACAAAGCTCAGGGGAACTGCCGCGGCGACGCGCGTCGTCGACCTCAGCCATCCGATCCGGGCCGGCCTCATCACCTACCCCGGCCTGCCGGCGCCCGCCATCACTCCGCACCTCACGCGTGAGGACTCGCGGGCGCGCTACGCGCCGGGCACCGAGTTCGCGATGGACGTCATCCACATGATCGGCAACACCGGCACGTACCTGGACTCTCCGTTCCACCGCTACGCCGACGGGGCCGACCTCGCCGCGCTCGACCTCTCGACGCTCGTCGGGCTGCGCGCCGAGGTCTTCCATCTCGACGACGCCTGGACGCCCGAGCGCCGCGGCATCCGTGCCGAGACCCTCCTCGACCGCGACGTGCGCGGCGCGGCCGTGCTGCTTCACACGGGGTGGGACCGCTGGTTCGGGCAGCCGGAGTACGGGACGGGCTCGCCCTTCCTCACGGAGGACGCGGTCCGCCATCTCATCGGGGCGGGAGCCGCGCTCGTGGGCATCGACGCCCTGAACATCGACGACACCGAGTCAGGTGGAGAGCGTCCGGCTCATTCACTGCTGCTGGATGCCGGCATCCACGTCGTCGAGCACCTCACGAACCTCGGCGCGCTGCCGCCGAGCGGCGCGCGGTTCACGGCCGCCCCGCCCGCGGTCGAGGGGTTCGGAACGTTCCCCGTGCGGGCGTTCGCAGAGGTGCCGGCCTGA
- a CDS encoding SDR family oxidoreductase yields MTKTQEFFPRRAIVTASDSGIGQATALALADAGIDVGITWHSDEEGAQRTADAVRERGRTAFVAQFDATRLEEVPGVVESLVGRLGGLDVFVNNAGGGSGGPFLDMSVGDWREVVSLNLDGAFVALQSAARHMVQAGAGGRLIAITSVHEHQPRVASAAYVAAKHGLGGLLKTMAQELAEHGITVNAVAPGEIATPLTDQEPEDAEHTHRPGVPLGRPGKPEEIADVVAFLASPKASYVTGASWVVDGGMLQMGPQAGSHLESDDWRKG; encoded by the coding sequence ATGACCAAGACGCAGGAGTTCTTCCCCCGACGGGCGATCGTCACGGCCTCCGACTCGGGAATCGGCCAGGCGACCGCGCTCGCCCTCGCCGACGCAGGTATCGACGTCGGCATCACGTGGCACAGCGACGAGGAGGGCGCGCAGCGCACGGCCGACGCGGTGCGCGAGCGCGGCCGCACCGCCTTCGTCGCGCAGTTCGACGCGACCAGGCTCGAGGAGGTCCCCGGGGTCGTCGAGTCGCTCGTCGGCCGGCTCGGCGGTCTCGACGTGTTCGTCAACAACGCCGGCGGCGGTTCGGGCGGCCCCTTCCTCGACATGTCGGTCGGCGACTGGCGGGAGGTCGTGTCGCTCAACCTCGACGGCGCCTTCGTCGCCCTCCAGAGCGCGGCGCGGCACATGGTGCAGGCCGGCGCGGGCGGACGGCTCATCGCGATCACGAGCGTTCACGAGCACCAGCCGCGCGTCGCTTCGGCGGCGTACGTCGCAGCAAAGCACGGACTGGGCGGTCTGCTGAAGACGATGGCGCAGGAGCTCGCCGAGCACGGCATCACGGTGAACGCCGTCGCTCCGGGCGAGATCGCCACGCCGCTCACGGATCAGGAGCCGGAGGACGCCGAGCACACCCACCGCCCCGGCGTACCCCTCGGTCGCCCCGGCAAGCCCGAGGAGATAGCGGACGTCGTCGCGTTCCTCGCCTCGCCGAAGGCGAGCTACGTCACGGGCGCGAGCTGGGTCGTCGACGGCGGGATGCTGCAGATGGGGCCGCAGGCGGGCTCGCACCTCGAGAGCGACGACTGGCGCAAGGGCTGA
- a CDS encoding isocitrate lyase/phosphoenolpyruvate mutase family protein — protein MTLQENADRLLSLHEDPALLTVVNIWDPISAKVVASEPGTHALATASHSIAASFGYEDGEHIPLDLHIDAIDRIVKATDLPVSADLEAGYGDVGETIRRAIGVGVVGANIEDQLRPLDEALRRVEAALSAGEAEGIRFVLNARTDAFVRGADRTPEENLEDAVTRGRAYLAAGAPVVFVPGRLGEEQVRTLVDAFGPRKLSVIAVPGSLPLAKLEELGVARVSYGPWSQRVALTALQNLVRDVHAGGGIPEGTQPLN, from the coding sequence ATGACACTACAGGAGAACGCCGACCGACTTCTCTCGCTCCACGAAGACCCCGCGCTGCTGACCGTGGTGAACATCTGGGATCCGATCTCGGCCAAGGTCGTCGCATCCGAACCCGGCACGCACGCTCTTGCGACAGCGAGCCACTCGATCGCCGCGAGCTTCGGCTACGAGGACGGCGAGCACATCCCGCTCGACCTGCACATCGACGCGATCGATCGCATCGTGAAGGCGACCGACCTTCCCGTCTCGGCAGACCTCGAAGCGGGCTACGGCGACGTCGGGGAGACGATCCGCCGCGCGATCGGCGTCGGCGTCGTGGGTGCCAACATCGAGGACCAGCTGAGGCCCCTCGACGAGGCGCTGCGCCGTGTCGAGGCGGCGCTGTCGGCGGGTGAGGCGGAGGGCATCCGCTTCGTGCTCAACGCGCGGACGGATGCCTTCGTCCGCGGTGCCGACCGCACGCCGGAGGAGAACCTCGAGGACGCCGTGACCCGCGGACGGGCCTACCTCGCGGCGGGCGCTCCCGTCGTCTTCGTGCCCGGACGTCTCGGTGAGGAGCAGGTGCGAACGCTCGTGGACGCCTTCGGCCCGCGCAAGCTCTCGGTCATCGCCGTTCCCGGCTCGCTTCCGCTCGCGAAGCTCGAGGAGCTCGGCGTGGCCCGGGTCTCGTACGGCCCCTGGTCGCAGCGAGTCGCGCTGACCGCGCTGCAGAACCTCGTGCGGGATGTGCACGCCGGGGGCGGGATCCCCGAGGGCACGCAGCCGCTCAACTGA
- the menC gene encoding o-succinylbenzoate synthase, whose product MPIARNAASVALDGFELRTLHIPLVSPFTTSFGTESVREVIVVRALTADGDGWGEIVTQNAPLYSSEYTHGAWDVATRWLIPALLERHTLAPDEVAPVLEPFIGHRMAKAGLELAVLDAALRSEDRSLGEHLGAVRDRVPSGVSVGIQRDPAALVETVRDYLDEGYVRIKIKIKPGRDVDDTAAVRDAFGAIPLQVDANSAYTLADAHTLTELDRFDLLLIEQPLQEDDIVDHATLARQLRTPLCLDESIVSSKAAADALALGSASVVNIKAGRVGGYLEAVRVHDLCRDASVPVWCGGMLETGIGRAANAALAALPGFTLPGDVSASSRFYARDIVTEPAVLEDGHVRVPTGPGIGVDIDRSALEDFTVKKVVLRR is encoded by the coding sequence ATGCCCATCGCCCGGAACGCGGCATCCGTCGCTCTCGACGGCTTCGAGCTGCGCACCCTGCACATCCCCCTCGTGTCGCCGTTCACCACCTCGTTCGGCACCGAGTCGGTCCGCGAGGTCATCGTCGTACGCGCCCTGACAGCCGACGGCGACGGCTGGGGAGAGATCGTCACGCAGAATGCGCCGCTCTACTCGAGCGAGTACACGCACGGCGCGTGGGATGTCGCGACCCGATGGCTCATCCCCGCCCTTCTCGAACGGCACACGCTCGCGCCGGACGAGGTCGCCCCGGTGCTCGAGCCCTTCATCGGCCACCGGATGGCCAAGGCCGGTCTCGAGCTCGCCGTCCTCGACGCGGCGCTGCGCTCCGAGGACCGTTCTCTCGGCGAACACCTCGGCGCCGTCCGCGACCGCGTTCCGAGCGGAGTGAGCGTCGGCATCCAGCGCGATCCGGCCGCGCTCGTCGAGACCGTCCGCGACTACCTCGATGAGGGATACGTCCGGATCAAGATCAAGATCAAGCCCGGGCGCGACGTCGACGACACCGCCGCCGTCCGCGACGCCTTCGGCGCGATCCCGCTGCAGGTCGACGCGAACTCGGCGTACACGCTCGCAGACGCGCACACGCTCACCGAGCTCGACCGCTTCGACCTCCTCCTCATCGAGCAGCCGCTGCAGGAGGACGACATCGTCGACCACGCGACCCTCGCTCGGCAGCTGCGCACCCCCTTGTGCCTCGACGAGTCGATCGTGTCGTCGAAGGCCGCCGCCGACGCGCTCGCGCTGGGTTCGGCATCCGTCGTCAACATCAAGGCCGGGCGCGTCGGCGGTTACCTCGAGGCGGTCCGGGTGCATGACCTGTGCCGGGATGCCTCGGTGCCGGTGTGGTGCGGAGGCATGCTCGAGACCGGGATCGGCCGCGCGGCCAACGCCGCGCTGGCGGCGCTTCCCGGCTTCACGCTCCCCGGCGACGTCTCCGCCTCGAGCCGGTTCTACGCGCGCGACATCGTGACCGAGCCCGCGGTGCTGGAGGACGGGCACGTGCGCGTCCCGACGGGACCGGGCATCGGCGTCGACATCGACCGGTCCGCGCTCGAGGACTTCACCGTCAAGAAGGTCGTCCTCCGGCGATGA
- a CDS encoding DUF4870 domain-containing protein: MTYPDPAPYGGPTAPMNPSDEKLWAVLINLGGIFLSFFPALIGYLLLKDRGPFIRAHTATALNFQLTLLIAYAVGGILSVVLIGIPILIAAGILAIVFPIIAAVKAGNGQWFTYPLSIPFVR; the protein is encoded by the coding sequence GTGACCTACCCCGACCCCGCACCCTACGGCGGCCCGACCGCCCCCATGAACCCCTCCGACGAGAAGCTGTGGGCCGTGCTCATCAACCTCGGCGGCATCTTCCTGAGCTTCTTCCCGGCGCTCATCGGATACCTGCTGCTCAAGGATCGCGGCCCCTTCATCCGCGCGCACACCGCGACGGCGCTCAACTTCCAGCTGACCCTCCTCATCGCCTACGCCGTCGGCGGCATCCTGTCCGTCGTGCTCATCGGCATCCCGATCCTGATCGCCGCGGGAATCCTCGCGATCGTCTTCCCGATCATCGCCGCCGTGAAGGCCGGCAATGGGCAGTGGTTCACGTATCCGCTGTCGATCCCCTTCGTCCGCTGA
- a CDS encoding DUF11 domain-containing protein: protein MAAALAAVLAIGGVAAMAAPPAAADPPTGGSVIVDETFTGASAADPAWTVQGDACLTGAAAGATPPPGAAQIPSCIAHRSGPVPPMGGAPNGYLQLTDTAGNRAGSILYNKPIPASSGVSVTFEQYQYGGNGADGIGFFLVDGSVSLTRTGGLGGSLGYAQRNSEPGVSGGYLGVGLDAYGNFYGDGENRGANCPAGQRSPTTASGAMAPNVITLRGPGSGLSGYCWLNATVPRPITNPTKPGTTLNGGTGTLRAATLAASKRTVNVQITPVTLESPVARVIVQVRYTDAGPWVTELDIPAPPSTPSTYKFGFSASTGGSNDVHLIRQTRIETIVPLASLQLEKQVDRTGAALPPVIGVGTPIPYQYIVTNTGAPVSGLFITDDQIATAGITCAATSLTTAPAPGSSTVCRGSHIVTAADVAAGRVVNVATATATPDGGGSVSSPEATVTVPLVSSISITKSVATAGPYSVGQRVAYSYTLTNTGGSDLRGFVVTDDRIAANGVTCLAGLLSPGASTTCAGSHTIQTGQINTDGFVVNTASVRAQSLIGQDVTAGPVQAQIPVATDVAVTKSVDDPAPLVGSDVTFTITASGNGPATATGVVVTDLLPDGDPVNSIVFVSATTTAGTYDSATGAWTIGSLTTGQTEALTITATVNTGTPFTNTAVRTRSDQPDRDPSNDVAAVTINPVLPSMDIAIVKTVDQGRIPLGATATFTVTATNSGPQGAAGVQVRDVLPPGLTFVADAPGDPDQGTYDPATGIWTIGTLAAGATATRTITVTGSELGSYVNLAALTGDPVPPDSNPSNNSDSATLEVVPGVADLAVVKSAFPQTVVVGDEVTYQLQASNLGPDTAFEVRVVDLFPPGAVVLSASASTGTISPDGGTWTIGTMAPGQQDVTATVTARIDTSGSLVNTATIGSPVVDDPDPSNNSSSATVTSGQPEIDIAVGKTVTVPSGASPDAVPLGEQVEFTLTAENTPGPTTAAATEVVLTDLLPDGLTFVSTSGDGSYDPVTGRWTIASIASETTASRTIVATVSRPVSFINTVTLTSLTQIDSDPSNNSASVQVTGIVVADLRLTKTADPTTSRPGEQVTYTVVVENDGPNGATGVYAFDPFMPAATIVGSSVTTGTFDEETRVWDIGALSSGASATLTVVIEVTRPGWTRNVAVVLGLDQVDPDLDDNVDDADLFVPAADIAVVKAVDDPEVFVGDEVAFTIGLWNYGPDASGPLVVNDLLPAGLTLLTASPSAGTYDPATGAWTLDDLDPVDLPGAGRDAPPPQQTLQITARVDTAGSFENVASAPREAPDVFDPDLSNNTASATVAATPRPATLFVAKSVAPATVTAGGAVTYTITVSNGGPADAAEVVLVDPFPAGVTPLAADDPRCVLDAEGTFSCSLGTIAVDETATVTITASVDEVGTFANTAAATSTTPLSPDSELRAEAVVEGLAPDSGGSGGSGGSGSGAGGLPVTGGSGPDAGPLGGIVLTLTGVLLLVWSRRRRRAYRLD from the coding sequence GTGGCGGCTGCATTGGCCGCCGTGCTGGCGATCGGGGGCGTGGCCGCCATGGCAGCGCCTCCCGCGGCCGCCGATCCGCCGACGGGCGGATCGGTCATCGTCGACGAGACGTTCACGGGAGCGTCGGCCGCCGACCCGGCCTGGACCGTGCAGGGGGACGCCTGCCTCACGGGGGCGGCCGCCGGAGCGACGCCTCCTCCGGGTGCGGCGCAGATCCCGTCCTGCATCGCGCATCGCTCGGGGCCGGTCCCGCCCATGGGAGGGGCGCCGAACGGCTACCTGCAGCTGACCGACACCGCGGGCAACCGCGCGGGCAGCATCCTGTACAACAAGCCGATCCCCGCCAGCAGCGGCGTCTCGGTCACGTTCGAGCAGTACCAGTACGGCGGGAACGGCGCGGACGGCATCGGGTTCTTCCTCGTCGACGGGTCCGTCTCGCTGACCAGGACGGGCGGACTCGGCGGGAGCCTGGGCTACGCCCAGCGAAACAGCGAGCCCGGCGTCAGCGGGGGCTATCTCGGCGTCGGACTGGACGCCTACGGCAACTTCTACGGCGACGGCGAGAATCGCGGAGCCAACTGCCCCGCCGGGCAGCGATCGCCGACGACGGCCTCCGGCGCGATGGCGCCGAACGTCATCACGCTCCGCGGCCCCGGCAGCGGACTGTCCGGCTACTGCTGGCTCAATGCGACGGTGCCAAGGCCCATCACCAACCCCACCAAGCCGGGAACGACCCTGAACGGGGGAACCGGGACCCTCCGCGCGGCGACGCTCGCGGCATCCAAGCGCACGGTCAACGTGCAGATCACCCCCGTCACGCTCGAGAGTCCGGTCGCTCGCGTGATCGTGCAGGTGCGCTACACCGACGCCGGCCCGTGGGTCACCGAGCTCGACATCCCGGCTCCGCCCAGCACGCCGTCCACGTACAAGTTCGGCTTCTCGGCGTCGACGGGCGGGTCGAACGACGTGCATCTCATCCGACAGACCCGCATCGAGACGATCGTCCCCCTGGCGAGCCTGCAGCTCGAGAAGCAGGTGGACCGGACCGGAGCGGCGCTGCCGCCGGTCATCGGCGTCGGCACACCCATCCCCTACCAGTACATCGTCACCAACACGGGCGCGCCGGTCAGCGGCCTCTTCATCACCGACGACCAGATCGCCACCGCCGGCATCACGTGCGCCGCGACGAGTCTCACGACGGCGCCCGCCCCGGGGTCGTCGACGGTGTGTCGTGGCTCCCACATCGTGACGGCGGCGGATGTCGCGGCCGGCCGAGTGGTCAACGTCGCGACGGCCACCGCGACACCCGACGGCGGAGGCAGCGTGTCGTCGCCGGAGGCCACGGTGACGGTGCCGCTCGTCTCCTCGATCTCGATCACGAAGTCCGTTGCCACGGCCGGCCCCTACTCGGTCGGGCAGCGGGTGGCCTACTCGTACACGCTCACCAACACGGGCGGAAGCGACCTACGCGGATTCGTCGTCACCGACGACCGCATCGCCGCGAACGGCGTCACGTGCCTCGCCGGGCTCCTCTCGCCCGGAGCGTCGACCACCTGCGCGGGCTCGCACACCATCCAGACCGGCCAGATCAACACCGACGGATTCGTCGTCAACACCGCCTCGGTCCGGGCGCAGTCGCTCATCGGGCAGGATGTGACGGCCGGTCCCGTGCAGGCGCAGATCCCGGTCGCGACGGATGTCGCGGTCACGAAGTCGGTCGACGATCCGGCGCCGCTCGTCGGGTCCGACGTGACGTTCACGATCACAGCGTCCGGCAACGGCCCCGCCACGGCGACGGGCGTCGTCGTGACGGATCTCCTCCCCGACGGCGACCCGGTGAACAGCATCGTGTTCGTCTCCGCGACCACCACCGCCGGCACCTACGACTCGGCGACCGGCGCGTGGACGATCGGATCGCTCACCACGGGCCAGACCGAGGCCCTCACGATCACCGCCACCGTCAACACGGGGACCCCCTTCACGAACACGGCCGTGCGAACCCGGAGCGACCAGCCGGACCGTGACCCCAGCAACGACGTCGCAGCCGTCACCATCAATCCCGTCCTGCCGTCGATGGACATCGCGATCGTGAAGACCGTCGACCAGGGTCGGATCCCGCTCGGCGCCACAGCGACGTTCACCGTCACCGCGACCAACTCCGGACCGCAAGGCGCCGCGGGCGTCCAGGTGCGCGACGTGCTCCCGCCGGGACTCACCTTCGTCGCCGACGCGCCCGGCGACCCCGACCAGGGGACGTATGACCCGGCGACCGGGATCTGGACGATCGGCACCCTGGCCGCCGGGGCGACGGCGACGCGCACCATCACGGTGACCGGGTCCGAGCTCGGGTCCTATGTGAATCTGGCCGCGCTCACCGGTGATCCCGTGCCCCCCGACAGCAACCCATCCAACAACTCCGACTCCGCGACCCTGGAGGTCGTGCCCGGGGTCGCCGACCTCGCCGTGGTGAAGTCGGCCTTCCCGCAGACCGTCGTGGTGGGGGACGAGGTCACGTACCAGCTGCAGGCGAGCAATCTCGGACCCGACACCGCCTTCGAGGTGAGGGTCGTCGACCTCTTCCCGCCGGGAGCGGTCGTGCTCTCCGCATCCGCGTCGACCGGCACGATCAGCCCGGACGGCGGCACGTGGACCATCGGGACGATGGCGCCCGGTCAGCAGGACGTCACGGCCACCGTCACCGCGCGGATCGATACGTCGGGGTCCCTCGTGAACACCGCGACGATCGGCTCTCCCGTCGTCGACGATCCGGATCCGTCGAACAACTCCTCGTCGGCGACGGTGACCTCTGGCCAGCCGGAGATCGACATCGCCGTCGGCAAGACCGTGACGGTCCCCTCGGGGGCGAGCCCGGACGCCGTGCCCCTCGGCGAGCAGGTGGAGTTCACACTGACGGCCGAGAACACCCCCGGACCGACGACCGCCGCGGCGACCGAGGTCGTGCTCACCGATCTCCTCCCCGATGGACTGACGTTCGTCTCGACCAGCGGCGACGGATCGTACGATCCTGTGACGGGGCGATGGACGATCGCGTCGATCGCCTCCGAGACGACGGCCTCCCGGACCATCGTCGCGACCGTCAGCCGGCCCGTCTCGTTCATCAACACGGTCACCCTCACCTCGCTCACGCAGATCGACAGCGACCCCTCGAACAACAGCGCGTCGGTGCAGGTGACCGGCATCGTGGTGGCCGACCTCCGGCTCACCAAGACCGCGGATCCGACGACCTCCCGGCCCGGCGAGCAGGTGACCTACACCGTCGTCGTCGAGAACGACGGACCGAACGGCGCGACGGGCGTGTACGCCTTCGATCCGTTCATGCCGGCGGCCACCATCGTCGGCTCGTCCGTGACGACGGGGACGTTCGACGAGGAGACCCGCGTCTGGGACATCGGCGCTCTCTCCTCCGGCGCGTCGGCGACGCTGACGGTCGTGATCGAGGTGACCCGCCCGGGCTGGACGCGCAACGTCGCCGTGGTGCTGGGGCTCGACCAGGTCGACCCCGACCTGGACGACAACGTCGACGACGCCGATCTCTTCGTGCCGGCAGCCGACATCGCCGTGGTCAAAGCCGTGGACGACCCCGAGGTGTTCGTCGGGGACGAGGTGGCGTTCACGATCGGGCTCTGGAACTACGGGCCGGATGCCTCTGGCCCCCTCGTCGTGAACGACCTTCTGCCTGCGGGGCTCACACTCCTCACTGCCTCGCCGAGCGCCGGCACGTACGACCCCGCTACGGGCGCATGGACGCTCGACGACCTCGACCCCGTCGATCTGCCGGGGGCCGGCCGAGACGCTCCCCCGCCCCAGCAGACGCTGCAGATCACGGCCCGGGTCGACACCGCGGGCTCGTTCGAGAACGTGGCATCCGCTCCCCGCGAAGCGCCCGACGTCTTCGATCCCGACCTCTCGAACAACACAGCGTCGGCGACGGTCGCGGCCACCCCCAGGCCGGCCACCCTGTTCGTCGCCAAGTCCGTCGCGCCCGCGACCGTCACGGCCGGCGGAGCCGTGACCTACACGATCACGGTGTCCAACGGCGGGCCCGCGGACGCTGCGGAGGTCGTCCTCGTCGATCCGTTCCCCGCCGGTGTCACACCGCTCGCGGCCGACGATCCCCGGTGCGTCCTCGACGCGGAGGGGACGTTCTCGTGCAGCCTCGGCACGATCGCCGTCGACGAGACGGCGACTGTGACCATCACGGCCAGCGTCGACGAGGTCGGCACGTTCGCGAACACGGCGGCGGCCACCTCCACCACACCGCTCTCCCCCGACTCGGAGCTCCGCGCCGAAGCGGTCGTCGAGGGCCTCGCGCCGGACAGCGGAGGAAGCGGCGGGAGCGGAGGCTCCGGCTCGGGCGCGGGTGGCCTCCCGGTCACCGGCGGCAGCGGGCCCGACGCGGGTCCTCTCGGCGGGATCGTGCTCACCCTGACCGGCGTGCTGCTCCTGGTGTGGTCACGCCGACGGCGGCGTGCATACCGCCTCGACTGA